The Salinibaculum sp. SYNS191 genome has a window encoding:
- a CDS encoding tubulin/FtsZ family protein, with translation MKIALIGFGNAGSKVADEIFRYEQETGRSLSRYVVAINSARSDLAKLDEIPTDKQILIGQTDERVKGHGVGSDPELGAEVTRRDLQELERALDGVPVYDIDAFLLVAGLGGGTGSGGAPVLADRISEMFDEPVYGLGVLPSKDEGGRASFNAARSLQSFVDATNNLLLFDNDAWRGHQDTVEAGYERMNKEIAARIGTLLAAGNIDESEVSENVMDASDVRRTLDTGGISTVAYAETDLESETRQSQGLLGRFRGNGTGQETDTAKKISGLVRQAVQSRLTCPATVSSAERSLIVISGPPGEFSRKGLESARRWVEQQTASIEVLAGDDPRASANHVSAVVVLSNVTDVSRVDQLQEQAVDAADNIEDQASTREEDIERLIRDDEGRLDPL, from the coding sequence ATGAAAATCGCTCTCATCGGGTTCGGGAACGCCGGAAGCAAGGTAGCAGACGAGATCTTCCGGTACGAGCAGGAGACGGGCCGGAGCCTCTCCAGATACGTGGTCGCGATAAACTCGGCCAGGTCGGACCTGGCGAAACTCGACGAGATACCCACAGACAAGCAGATTCTCATCGGTCAGACGGACGAGCGGGTCAAGGGGCACGGGGTCGGGAGCGACCCGGAACTCGGGGCGGAGGTGACACGGCGGGACCTCCAGGAACTGGAGCGCGCACTCGACGGCGTTCCCGTCTACGACATCGACGCCTTCCTCCTCGTGGCGGGGCTGGGCGGCGGGACCGGTAGCGGCGGCGCACCCGTACTCGCCGACCGCATCAGCGAGATGTTCGACGAGCCAGTGTACGGACTGGGCGTACTCCCGAGCAAGGACGAGGGCGGCAGGGCCTCCTTCAACGCCGCCCGCTCGCTGCAGTCGTTCGTCGACGCGACGAACAACCTCCTCCTGTTCGACAACGACGCCTGGCGGGGCCACCAGGACACCGTCGAGGCGGGCTACGAGCGGATGAACAAGGAGATTGCGGCCCGCATCGGAACGCTGCTCGCAGCCGGCAACATCGACGAGTCCGAAGTCTCGGAGAACGTCATGGACGCCAGCGACGTGCGACGGACGCTCGACACGGGCGGCATCAGCACCGTCGCGTACGCCGAGACGGACCTCGAATCGGAGACGCGCCAGTCCCAGGGCCTCCTCGGCCGGTTCCGCGGCAACGGGACGGGCCAGGAGACCGACACCGCGAAGAAGATTAGTGGCCTCGTCCGCCAGGCCGTCCAGTCCCGGCTGACCTGCCCGGCGACAGTCTCCTCGGCCGAGCGCTCGCTCATCGTCATCTCCGGTCCCCCCGGCGAGTTCTCCAGGAAGGGCCTGGAGAGTGCCCGCCGCTGGGTCGAACAGCAGACGGCCAGCATCGAGGTGCTGGCCGGGGACGACCCCAGGGCCTCGGCGAACCACGTCTCGGCCGTCGTGGTTCTCTCGAACGTCACCGACGTGTCCCGCGTGGACCAGCTACAGGAGC